The following coding sequences lie in one Prionailurus viverrinus isolate Anna chromosome X, UM_Priviv_1.0, whole genome shotgun sequence genomic window:
- the POU3F4 gene encoding POU domain, class 3, transcription factor 4, protein MATAASNPYSILSSSSLVHADSAGMQQASPFRNPQKLVQSDYLQGVPSNGHPLGHHWVTSLGDGGPWSSTLAANPLDQQDVKPGREDLQLGAIIHHRSPHVAHHSPHTNHPNAWGANPAPNPSITSSGQPLNVYSQSGFTVSGMLEHGGLTPPPASASAQSLHPVLRDPPDHSDLGSHHCQDHSDEETPTSDELEQFAKQFKQRRIKLGFTQADVGLALGTLYGNVFSQTTICRFEALQLSFKNMCKLKPLLNKWLEEADSSTGSPTSIDKIAAQGRKRKKRTSIEVSVKGVLETHFLKCPKPAAQEISSLADSLQLEKEVVRVWFCNRRQKEKRMTPPGDQQPHEVYSHTVKTDTSCHDL, encoded by the coding sequence ATGGCCACAGCTGCCTCGAATCCCTACAGCATTCTCAGTTCTAGCTCCCTAGTCCACGCGGATTCTGCGGGGATGCAGCAGGCGAGTCCTTTCCGAAACCCTCAGAAACTTGTCCAAAGTGATTACTTGCAGGGAGTTCCTAGCAATGGGCATCCTCTTGGGCATCATTGGGTGACCAGTCTGGGCGATGGAGGCCCATGGTCTTCCACACTGGCCGCCAACCCTCTGGACCAGCAGGACGTGAAGCCCGGACGCGAAGACCTACAGCTGGGTGCGATCATCCATCACCGCTCACCGCACGTCGCCCACCACTCTCCGCACACTAACCATCCGAATGCCTGGGGGGCTAATCCGGCTCCGAACCCGTCCATCACGTCAAGTGGCCAACCCCTTAACGTGTACTCCCAGTCGGGCTTCACTGTGAGCGGCATGCTGGAGCACGGAGGGCTCACTCCACCGCCGGCCTCCGCCTCCGCACAGAGCCTACACCCGGTGCTCCGGGATCCCCCAGACCACAGCGATCTAGGCTCGCACCACTGCCAGGACCACTCGGACGAGGAGACACCAACCTCGGATGAGTTAGAACAGTTCGCCAAACAGTTCAAACAAAGAAGAATCAAATTGGGCTTCACGcaggccgacgtggggctggcGCTAGGCACACTGTACGGCAACGTTTTCTCACAGACCACTATCTGCAGGTTCGAGGCCTTGCAGCTGAGCTTCAAGAACATGTGCAAGCTGAAGCCGCTGCTGAACAAGTGGCTGGAGGAGGCTGATTCGTCCACTGGGAGCCCGACCAGCATTGACAAAATCGCTGCTCAGGGCCGCAAGCGCAAGAAGCGAACCTCCATCGAGGTGAGTGTCAAGGGCGTACTGGAAACGCATTTCCTCAAGTGTCCCAAGCCTGCCGCGCAGGAGATTTCCTCGCTGGCAGACAGCCTCCAGTTGGAGAAAGAAGTGGTGCGTGTCTGGTTCTGTAAtcgaagacagaaagagaaaagaatgactcCACCAGGGGATCAGCAGCCACATGAGGTTTATTCACACACCGTGAAAACAGACACGTCCTGCCACGATCTCTGA